In Rhodothermus marinus DSM 4252, a single genomic region encodes these proteins:
- the pheA gene encoding prephenate dehydratase — MAEKYTVAFQGELGAFSEEAILAYFGAEQAEPVPLPEFELVFEALESGQVDRAMIPIENSLFGSVHVNYDLLRAHAVSIIGELELRIRHHLLGLPGGRIEQIRHVYSHPQALGQCRTYLRTHLQHAEAIPAYDTAGAARMVAEMGDPAAAAIAGIRAAAKYGLEVLASGIESHPQNYTRFLVLARPEVTPPEGPPGTMKTSIVFALRENVPGALFKSLAVFALRDLDLYKIESRPLVGVPGSYLFYLDVAGSVHEEAVQRAMDHLAEVAAFVRVLGSYPRGRRVD; from the coding sequence ATGGCCGAGAAGTACACGGTGGCCTTTCAGGGCGAGCTGGGCGCCTTCAGCGAGGAGGCGATTCTGGCCTACTTCGGCGCAGAACAGGCCGAGCCGGTGCCGCTGCCCGAGTTCGAGTTGGTCTTCGAAGCGCTCGAAAGTGGTCAGGTGGATCGGGCCATGATTCCGATCGAAAACTCGCTGTTCGGCAGCGTGCACGTCAACTACGACCTGCTGCGTGCCCACGCGGTAAGCATCATCGGCGAGCTGGAGCTACGGATCCGGCACCATCTGCTGGGGCTTCCCGGCGGTCGTATCGAGCAGATCCGCCACGTCTATTCGCATCCGCAGGCGCTCGGGCAGTGCCGGACCTACCTGCGCACGCACCTGCAGCACGCCGAAGCCATTCCGGCCTACGACACGGCCGGTGCCGCCCGTATGGTGGCCGAAATGGGCGATCCGGCGGCGGCCGCCATCGCCGGCATCCGCGCGGCCGCCAAGTACGGGCTGGAGGTGCTGGCTTCCGGGATCGAAAGCCACCCGCAGAACTACACGCGCTTTCTGGTGCTGGCCCGCCCTGAGGTCACGCCGCCCGAGGGACCGCCGGGAACGATGAAAACGTCGATCGTGTTTGCCCTGCGCGAGAACGTTCCCGGCGCCCTTTTCAAAAGCCTGGCCGTGTTTGCCCTGCGCGACCTGGACCTGTACAAGATCGAAAGCCGTCCGCTGGTAGGCGTGCCGGGCAGCTACCTGTTTTATCTGGATGTGGCAGGCTCCGTGCACGAGGAGGCCGTGCAGCGGGCGATGGACCATCTGGCCGAGGTGGCGGCGTTCGTGCGGGTGCTGGGTTCATATCCGCGCGGCCGACGCGTCGACTGA
- the argS gene encoding arginine--tRNA ligase: MKAYIEEALRQVLRTIDGVPEDFRPELEKPNNPEHGDLATNAAMQLARYLKRPPRQIAEEIAERLRALPLDPRRVASVEVAGPGFLNFRFAPDYLAQVLADILAAGERYGRSDLGQGRPAIVEYVSANPTGPLTVGHGRNAVLGDTIANLLDWIGYRVTREYYYNDAGRQMRVLGESVRARYLALVDPNLPTKKIQAAEGEWVEVPEPFPEDGYLGDYIIDIARMLYEQHGEALRDVEDITPFKEAAEKVIFEDIRRTLARLGIHMDSYFNEHTLYENGKIWEVVEALRAKGYIYEKDGAVWFRTSALGKDQDTVLVKRTGEPTYRLPDIAYHITKFERGFERIVDVFGADHIATYPDVLRALEVLGYDVSKVDVVIYQFVTLVRGGEPVKMSTRKATYVTLDELIDEVGEDVTRFFFLMRSPNTHLEFDLDLAREASEKNPVFYLQYAHARICSIMRKADEVGLKESPNPDLTLLQHEAEQALIKELMRFPEVIQEAAQTYEPHRVANYLREVAVAFTKFYDHCRIIGEPEPLAQARLALARAARLVLANGLRVLGISAPERM, encoded by the coding sequence ATGAAAGCATATATCGAAGAAGCCCTCCGCCAGGTATTGCGCACGATCGACGGCGTGCCGGAGGACTTCCGGCCGGAGCTGGAGAAGCCCAACAATCCCGAGCACGGCGACCTGGCCACGAACGCGGCCATGCAACTGGCCCGCTACCTGAAGCGGCCACCGCGCCAGATCGCCGAGGAGATCGCCGAGCGGCTCCGGGCGCTGCCGCTCGATCCGCGGCGCGTCGCTTCGGTCGAGGTGGCCGGACCCGGCTTCCTGAACTTCCGCTTCGCTCCGGACTACCTGGCCCAGGTGCTGGCCGACATCCTGGCCGCCGGCGAACGCTACGGCCGCAGCGATCTGGGACAGGGCCGGCCGGCCATCGTCGAGTACGTCAGCGCCAATCCCACCGGACCGCTCACTGTGGGGCACGGCCGCAACGCCGTGCTGGGCGACACGATCGCCAACCTGCTCGACTGGATCGGCTACCGCGTCACGCGCGAGTACTACTACAACGATGCGGGCCGCCAGATGCGCGTGCTGGGCGAATCGGTGCGGGCCCGCTACCTGGCGCTTGTCGATCCAAACCTGCCCACCAAAAAGATCCAGGCGGCCGAAGGCGAATGGGTGGAGGTGCCCGAGCCCTTCCCCGAGGACGGCTACCTGGGCGACTACATCATCGACATCGCCCGCATGCTCTACGAGCAGCACGGCGAGGCGCTCCGCGACGTGGAAGACATCACGCCGTTCAAGGAGGCTGCCGAGAAGGTCATCTTCGAAGACATCCGGCGGACGCTCGCCCGCCTGGGCATTCACATGGACAGCTACTTCAACGAACACACGCTCTACGAGAACGGCAAAATCTGGGAGGTTGTCGAGGCGCTCCGCGCGAAAGGCTACATCTACGAAAAAGACGGCGCCGTGTGGTTCCGCACGAGTGCGCTGGGCAAAGATCAGGATACGGTGCTGGTCAAGCGCACGGGCGAGCCGACCTACCGCCTGCCCGACATCGCCTACCACATCACGAAGTTCGAGCGGGGCTTCGAGCGGATTGTGGATGTCTTCGGGGCCGACCACATCGCCACCTACCCGGACGTGCTCCGGGCGCTCGAAGTGCTCGGCTACGACGTCAGCAAAGTCGATGTGGTGATCTATCAGTTCGTGACGCTGGTGCGGGGTGGCGAGCCCGTCAAGATGTCCACCCGGAAGGCCACCTACGTGACGCTCGACGAACTGATCGACGAAGTGGGCGAAGACGTCACGCGCTTTTTCTTCCTGATGCGCTCGCCCAACACGCACCTGGAGTTCGATCTGGATCTGGCCCGTGAGGCCAGCGAGAAGAACCCGGTCTTTTACCTGCAGTACGCGCACGCCCGCATCTGCTCGATCATGCGCAAGGCGGACGAGGTGGGGTTGAAGGAAAGCCCGAACCCGGATCTGACATTGTTGCAGCACGAGGCCGAGCAGGCCCTGATCAAAGAGCTGATGCGCTTTCCGGAAGTGATTCAGGAGGCGGCGCAGACCTACGAGCCGCACCGCGTGGCCAACTACCTGCGCGAGGTGGCCGTGGCCTTCACGAAGTTCTATGACCACTGTCGCATCATCGGCGAGCCCGAGCCGCTGGCGCAGGCCCGGCTGGCGCTGGCGCGGGCGGCCCGACTGGTGCTGGCCAACGGCCTGCGCGTGCTGGGCATTTCCGCACCGGAACGGATGTGA
- a CDS encoding cell division protein FtsX: protein MSLTYSIREGLAGLRRARFATVAATSAMTVALVLIGVFAAVGYHAHQVTNWLRQRVGEIEIFLEDDVDENVARALYARVQAIPGVAEARYISREEARQIFLEEFGREGEVFLDEPFLPASIRVRFEPSMAAPDTLARMVRWLSTWNHVDEVVFNQPLLVKVQQNLRLITLIGLALGLLVVLAAVFLVANTIRLTVYARRLLIRTMKLVGATDSFIRRPFVVEGMAQGLIAGLLAAGIVALGYQMVAGYLPQLEGSQGLFLLGLLGGIVLAGVVLGWLGAAWAARRFIRQVPLH from the coding sequence ATGTCGCTGACTTACAGCATCCGGGAGGGACTGGCCGGCCTGCGCCGGGCCCGTTTTGCCACGGTGGCCGCCACAAGCGCCATGACCGTGGCGCTCGTGCTGATCGGCGTGTTCGCGGCCGTGGGCTACCACGCCCATCAGGTGACGAACTGGCTCCGCCAGCGCGTGGGGGAGATCGAGATTTTTCTGGAAGACGACGTGGACGAAAACGTCGCCCGGGCGCTGTATGCCCGCGTACAGGCCATTCCCGGCGTGGCCGAAGCCCGCTACATCTCGCGTGAGGAGGCCCGGCAGATCTTTCTGGAGGAGTTCGGCCGAGAAGGGGAGGTGTTTCTGGACGAGCCCTTTCTGCCCGCCTCGATCCGGGTGCGCTTCGAACCGTCAATGGCCGCGCCCGACACCCTGGCCCGCATGGTCCGTTGGCTCTCGACCTGGAATCACGTCGACGAAGTGGTCTTCAACCAGCCGCTGCTGGTGAAGGTGCAGCAGAACCTCCGACTGATCACGCTGATCGGACTGGCGCTGGGGCTGCTGGTAGTGCTGGCCGCCGTCTTTCTGGTGGCCAACACGATCCGGCTGACGGTCTATGCGCGGCGGCTGCTCATCCGCACGATGAAACTGGTGGGCGCCACCGACAGCTTCATCCGCCGACCTTTCGTGGTCGAGGGCATGGCGCAGGGGCTCATCGCGGGGCTGCTGGCGGCCGGCATCGTGGCGCTGGGCTACCAGATGGTGGCGGGTTACCTGCCCCAGCTTGAAGGCAGCCAGGGGTTGTTTCTGCTCGGACTGCTCGGCGGCATTGTGCTGGCCGGCGTCGTGCTGGGCTGGCTCGGCGCCGCCTGGGCCGCCCGCCGCTTCATCCGGCAGGTCCCGCTGCACTGA